The Mustela nigripes isolate SB6536 chromosome 4, MUSNIG.SB6536, whole genome shotgun sequence genome includes a window with the following:
- the SOSTDC1 gene encoding sclerostin domain-containing protein 1 — MLPPAIHFYLIPLACILMKSCLAFKNDATEILYSHVVKPVPAYPSSNSTMNQARNGGRHFSNTGLDRNTRVQVGCRELRSTKYISDGQCTSISPLKELVCAGECLPLPVLPNWIGGGYGTKYWSRRSSQEWRCVNDKTRTQRIQLQCQDGSTRTYKITVVTACKCKRYTRQHNESSHNFESMSPAKPAQHHRERKRASKSSKHSLS, encoded by the exons ATGCTTCCTCCTGCCATTCATTTCTATCTCATTCCCCTTGCATGCATCCTAATGAAAAGctgtttggcttttaaaaatgatgccaCAGAAATCCTTTATTCACATGTGGTTAAACCTGTTCCAGCATACCCCAGCAGCAACAGCACGATGAATCAAGCCAGAAATGGAGGCAGGCATTTCAGTAACACTGGACTGGATCGGAACA cTCGAGTTCAAGTGGGTTGCCGGGAACTGCGTTCCACCAAATACATCTCCGATGGCCAGTGCACCAGCATCAGCCCTCTGAAAGAGCTGGTGTGTGCCGGTGAATGCTTGCCCCTGCCGGTGCTCCCCAACTGGATTGGAGGGGGCTATGGAACCAAGTACTGGAGCAGGAGGAGCTCCCAGGAATGGAGGTGTGTCAATGACAAAACGCGTACCCAGAGAATCCAGCTGCAGTGCCAAGATGGGAGCACACGCACCTACAAGATCACAGTGGTCACCGCCTGCAAGTGCAAGAGGTACACTCGACAGCACAACGAGTCCAGTCACAACTTTGAGAGCATGTCGCCTGCCAAGCCCGCCCAGCACCACAGAGAGCGGAAAAGAGCCAGCAAATCCAGCAAGCACAGCCTGAGTTAG